One genomic region from Labeo rohita strain BAU-BD-2019 chromosome 7, IGBB_LRoh.1.0, whole genome shotgun sequence encodes:
- the lpcat2 gene encoding LOW QUALITY PROTEIN: lysophosphatidylcholine acyltransferase 2 (The sequence of the model RefSeq protein was modified relative to this genomic sequence to represent the inferred CDS: deleted 1 base in 1 codon), whose protein sequence is MPLQRVFALPRQHSLLLPAVINPFVHDLTLTKADKIKCFLQGIILVPLRGVFLLLVLMVMWPVSVMITFRQPLKGAVEPMTGWRSFMHKRVMTFLGRLYFFGMGFRVVVKGKQASSLEAPILAVAPHSSFFDAIACIEAGLPSTVSRSESLEAPIFGRFLRCVQPVLVSRKDPDSRRNTILEIERRAKSGGHWPQVLIFPEGTCTNRSCLITFKQGAFVPGVPVQPVLVKYPNKLDTVTWTWQGPESARLLLLTLCQLYTTVEVEFLPPHVPTEMEKKCPIKFAQSVRAVMAESLGLPVTDHTYEDCRLMIAAGELTLPMEAGLVEFTKISRKLELKWDNVKKELESFANIACSCKGGRITIDEFASFLKIPVSPALQELFTLFDRDGDGTIDFREYVIGVTVLCHPANNEEVIQTAFKLFDIDEDNCITQEEFSGLLRSALGVCDLDVNSLFKEIDADGSGHITYDEFRSFALTHPEYAKLFTTYIELQRYQGLQGEDLDFEASLSNCCIASHNNHHEDSTSDKKDD, encoded by the exons ATGCCTCTGCAGAGAGTATTCGCGCTGCCCAGACAGCATTCCCTCCTGCTGCCCGCCGTCATCAACCCATTTGTGCACGACCTTACGTTAACCAAAGCCGATAAAATCAAA TGTTTTCTTCAAGGAATCATCCTTGTGCCACTCCGTGGCGTTTTCTTGCTTCTCGTTCTCATGGTCATGTGGCCGGTTTCGGTCATGATAACATTCAGACAGCCTCTGAAAGGAGCAGTGGAGCCCATGACTGGCTGGAGAAG CTTCATGCACAAAAGAGTCATGACCTTTCTAGGCCGGTTGTATTTCTTCGGCATGGGCTTCAGGGTGGTGGTGAAGGGGAAGCAGGCCAGCAGTCTAGAGGCCCCCATTCTAGCTGTGGCC CCCCACTCTTCCTTCTTTGACGCCATTGCCTGTATTGAAGCTGGTCTTCCCTCAACTGTATCCCGTTCGGAGTCCCTGGAAGCACCAATCTTTGGCA GGTTTTTGCGCTGTGTGCAGCCCGTGCTTGTTTCGCGGAAAGATCCAGACTCCCGTAGAAACACCATCCTTGAGATTGAGCGGAGAGCAAAGTCAGGCGGACACTGGCCACAG gtgcTGATTTTTCCTGAAGGAACATGTACGAACAGATCATGTCTCATTACTTTTAAACAAG GTGCCTTTGTCCCAGGAGTCCCAGTACAGCCTGTTCTGGTCAAATATCCAAATAAGTTG GACACAGTCACATGGACGTGGCAGGGCCCAGAATC GGCCAGACTACTGCTGCTCACACTCTGTCAGCTCTATACTACAGTGGAGGTTGAG TTTCTGCCCCCTCATGTTCCTACTGAGATGGAGAAAAAGTGTCCTATCAAGTTTGCTCAGTCAGTGAGAGCTGTGATGGCTGA GTCTTTGGGCCTGCCGGTTACAGACCACACTTACGAGGATTGTCGTCTGATGATTGCAGCTGGAGAACTGACCCTGCCTATGGAGGCAGGTCTTGTGGAGTTTACCAAGATCAGCAGGAAACTGGA ATTGAAATGGGACAATGTGAAGAAGGAATTGGAGAGTTTTGCCAACATAGCCTGTTCTTGCAAAGGAGGCAGGATCACGATTGACGAGTTTGCCAGCTTTCTCAAAATACCTGTCAGCCCAGCTCTACAGGAGCTCTTCACTCTGTTTGACAGG GATGGCGATGGCACCATCGATTTCAGAGAGTATGTCATTGGTGTCACAGTTCTGTGCCACCCAGCTAATAATGAGGAAGTCATTCAGACTGCTTTTAAG CTGTTCGACATTGATGAGGACAACTGTATCACACAAGAGGAGTTTAGCGGTTTGCTACGTTCTGCTCTTGGAGTATGTGATCTTGATGTCAACAGCCTCTTCAAAGAAATCGATGCAGATGGATCAGGACACATAACTTATG ATGAGTTTCGTTCCTTCGCTCTCACCCACCCGGAGTACGCCAAACTCTTCACCACCTACATTGAGCTACAGCGTTACCAGGGTCTCCAGGGGGAGGATTTAGATTTTGAAGCCAGTTTGTCTAACTGTTGTATTGCTTCTCATAATAACCACCATGAGGACAGTACCTCTGATAAGAAAGATGACTGA
- the mmp2 gene encoding 72 kDa type IV collagenase, with protein MMCFKFFSCRHVVLKVFLVQFLASLQTYAAPSPIIKFPGDETSFTDKEVALHYLNKFYGCPKDRCNLMVLKDTLKKMQKFFALPETGEIDQKTVEIMKKPRCGVPDVANYNFFHRKPKWGQKNVTYRILGHTPDLDEETIDDAFFRAFKVWSDVTPLKFSRIMDGEADIMINFGRNEHGDGYPFDGKDGLLAHAFAPGPGIGGDSHFDDDELWTLGEGQVVKVKYGNAEGEFCKFPFLFMGKEYTSCTSQGRDDGFLWCSTTYNFDEDGKYGFCPHELLFTLGGNADGAPCKFPFTFQGEKYDSCTTSGRDDGYRWCATTEDYDRDKTYGFCPETAMSTVGGNSEGAPCVFPFKFLGNNYDSCTTSGRSDGKMWCAVTKSFDDDRKWGFCPDQGYSLFLVAAHEFGHALGLEHSEDPGALMAPIYTFTKTLRLSNDDVKGIQELYGVPTDKPLPTELPPVTPMDVCNENIIFDAVAQIRGEIFFFKDRFLFRTADVRRKPTGPMLVATFWSELPEKIDAAYENPLEEKTVFFAGDEMWVYSASTLEREYPKKISSMGLPSDLHGIDAAYSFHKSKKTYLFAGDKFWRYNEAKKKMDPGFPKLIADSWSAIPDDLDAALSLNSDGHSYFFKDSHYFKMDDSTLKIVKVGEIKKDWLRC; from the exons CAAACTTATGCTGCGCCTTCACCCATCATAAAGTTTCCAGGCGATGAGACGTCTTTCACAGACAAAGAAGTGGCTCTG CACTACTTAAATAAGTTCTATGGCTGCCCAAAAGACAGGTGTAATCTGATGGTGTTAAAGGACACACTGAAAAAGATGCAGAAGTTTTTTGCTTTACCTGAGACAGGGGAGATTGACCAGAAGACAGTAGAGATCATGAAGAAACCACGATGTGGAGTTCCTGATGTGGCCAATTACAATTTCTTTCACAGGAAGCCCAAGTGGGGACAGAAAAACGTTACCTACAG GATCTTAGGGCACACCCCAGATCTGGATGAAGAAACGATTGATGATGCTTTCTTTCGTGCATTTAAAGTCTGGAGTGATGTCACACCTCTGAAATTCAGCAGGATCATGGATGGAGAGGCTGACATCATGATTAACTTTGGCCGAAATG AACATGGTGATGGTTACCCATTTGATGGGAAGGATGGTCTTTTGGCTCATGCCTTTGCTCCTGGACCTGGAATTGGAGGAGACTCTCACTTTGATGATGATGAGTTGTGGACATTAGGAGAGGGACAAG TGGTAAAGGTGAAGTATGGTAATGCAGAGGGGGAGTTCTGTAAGTTTCCATTCTTGTTCATGGGTAAAGAGTACACCAGCTGCACCTCTCAGGGTCGAGATGATGGGTTCCTTTGGTGCTCTACCACATACAACTTTGATGAAGATGGAAAATATGGCTTCTGCCCTCATGAGC TCCTGTTCACATTGGGTGGGAATGCAGATGGAGCTCCTTGTAAGTTCCCCTTCACATTTCAAGGGGAAAAATATGATAGTTGCACCACCTCAGGACGGGATGATGGGTACCGTTGGTGTGCCACTACCGAAGATTATGACCGTGACAAGACTTATGGATTCTGTCCTGAAACAG CCATGTCAACGGTCGGAGGAAATTCAGAGGGTGCACCCTGCGTCTTCCCCTTTAAATTTCTGGGCAACAATTATGACTCCTGCACCACTTCAGGACGCAGTGATGGGAAAATGTGGTGTGCCGTCACCAAAAGCTTTGATGACGACCGCAAGTGGGGCTTCTGTCCTGACCAAG gCTACAGTCTATTCCTGGTGGCGGCCCATGAGTTTGGCCATGCCCTGGGTTTGGAGCACTCTGAGGACCCTGGAGCTCTCATGGCTCCCATCTACACATTCACCAAAACCTTGAGGTTGTCTAATGATGACGTTAAAGGCATCCAGGAGCTCTATG GTGTACCAACAGACAAACCATTGCCAACTGAGCTCCCGCCGGTCACGCCGATGGATGTATGTAATGAAAACATCATATTTGATGCTGTAGCCCAGATCAGAGGAGAGATCTTCTTCTTTAAGGACAG ATTCCTCTTCAGGACTGCTGATGTCAGGAGGAAGCCAACAGGGCCCATGCTGGTTGCTACATTCTGGAGTGAACTTCCAGAAAAGATTGATGCAGCTTATGAGAATCCTCTAGAGGAGAAGACGGTCTTCTTTGCAG GTGATGAGATGTGGGTATATTCTGCCAGTACTCTGGAGAGAGAATATCCCAAGAAGATCTCCAGCATGGGTCTTCCTTCAGATTTGCATGGAATTGATGCTGCCTACTCTTTCCACAAGAGCAAGAAGACTTACTTATTTGCTGGGGACAAGTTCTGGAG ATACAATGAAGCCAAGAAAAAGATGGATCCAGGCTTCCCAAAACTTATTGCAGATTCTTGGAGTGCTATCCCCGATGACCTAGATGCTGCTCTCAGTCTTAATAGTGACG gTCACAGCTACTTCTTCAAAGACTCCCACTATTTCAAAATGGATGACAGCACTCTGAAAATTGTCAAAGTTGGAGAGATCAAAAAGGACTGGCTACGTTGCTGA